CATGCTTGACATCTCAAGTTTGTCGCTAACATCTTTGGTTTGGTGTTAGAGCAACCACCACCTCTTTCTTGCATGACTAGAAGTGCTTTATCACTACTGGCAAGTTCTATAACTTGCAAGTTACATGGatgaatttatgaattttttactcCTTTCATTGTTACCTGTCCTTTTACTTAGACCATTCAGAATCTAAGTGAACAAAATTGTGAATCAATTGCTGATCCCATGGAACTAAAGTGGATCTTTCTCCTCTATGGGTTTCTAAATAATCTGCTTTACCCAGACATAAAAAAGTgagttttgttcttttaaatcattatttagACTTGCCATTTGTATAACTATCATGCATTTATAGGAGGAACCACAGTGGCGATTTGATGAACGGTGCTTCTAGTAGCTTACGAACAGCTTTCTCCTATTGTGTACAGCAAGTGCGAAATTATGATTACCATCACTATCTCTGCCTCCTTGAACTTCCTCCTAACATCCGGAAGGCAGCATTCGCACTCCGTGCCTTCAATGTTGAAACTGCCAGAGCTATGGATGTTGCTTCAGATCCCAGGATTGGTCTTATGCGCCTTCTGTGGTGGCAAGAAGCTATTGATAAGATCTACGCTAACAAAGTAATTGAGCACCCAGCAGCCCAGGCTCTCTCATCAGTGATATCTGAGAATAGAATTAGTAAGGGCTGGCTGAAACGACCTGTTGAAGCTCGGATTAACGACGCTAGGAGAGAGGTTACTGACATCCCAGAAACAATAGAAGAGTTGGAAAAATATGCCGAGGACACTGTATCAACCCTTTTGTATATGACTCTTCAAGCTGGTGGTATCAGGTCCACTGCAGCTGATCATGCAGCATCACATGCTGGGAAGGCAAGTGGCCTTCTTTTGCTGCTTAGATCACTTCCATATCATGCTAGTCGCAACCGACACTTTTGTTACATACCTACTGAAGTGGCAGCCAAACATGGGTTGCTGGTTAAGGAGGGAGGTCGATTTGAAATCCGCTTGGATTTACGCGAGAGTCTATGTAATGCTGTATTTGATATGGCATCAGTGGCCAATGTTCATTTGCAGAAGGCTCGTTCATTGGCTGGAACAGTCCCCACTGAGGCTCGTTCAGTGCTTCTGCCAGCTGTGCCTGCCCAAGTTTTCTTGGACACCCTGAGTCGGGtacattttgatgtgtttgatCCAAGTTTAGCACGTGGAGTTCTGGGTATTTCTCCTTTGTCGTACCAGTTGAAACTAAAGTGGTCTTCGTGGAGGGgaaaatactgaaaaaaattCATCGTTTTCATTCTTTGAATCAAAATTTTGAACCGGGTGAGCGAAATACAAGGGCATTTGAGAGAGTTTTGTTACATTTCTGGTTCCTTTACAATAAGGATATCGTCTTCCACAATAAATATGCTAATGACTCGTGGAATCTTTCTCTAATGATAGCATGGCATGCTATTGAAACTGTGTGAAGTGGTACTTGAAGTTTCGTGATCTACTTGGGGCATGGTATGCTGCGATTTTCTGATTGGGAGGAATATCTTGTTAACTAGATGCACTGGAGACACTTGTGACGTGACATTCCGaagaaggttttttttctttcctcagGCAACTTTTTCTCTATTTCGTTACCAAATGTAGTAATTTGTTATCCTATAGACTGTAATGTATTGATTGCGTTTAATTACATTAGTGGAGGTCCTTGCTTCCTTAACGAGATAAATTGGGATCAGGCTCTCCTA
This genomic interval from Populus alba chromosome 1, ASM523922v2, whole genome shotgun sequence contains the following:
- the LOC118036110 gene encoding uncharacterized protein isoform X1, whose translation is MNGASSSLRTAFSYCVQQVRNYDYHHYLCLLELPPNIRKAAFALRAFNVETARAMDVASDPRIGLMRLLWWQEAIDKIYANKVIEHPAAQALSSVISENRISKGWLKRPVEARINDARREVTDIPETIEELEKYAEDTVSTLLYMTLQAGGIRSTAADHAASHAGKASGLLLLLRSLPYHASRNRHFCYIPTEVAAKHGLLVKEGGRFEIRLDLRESLCNAVFDMASVANVHLQKARSLAGTVPTEARSVLLPAVPAQVFLDTLSRVHFDVFDPSLARGVLGISPLSYQLKLKWSSWRGKY
- the LOC118036110 gene encoding uncharacterized protein isoform X2 — protein: MDVASDPRIGLMRLLWWQEAIDKIYANKVIEHPAAQALSSVISENRISKGWLKRPVEARINDARREVTDIPETIEELEKYAEDTVSTLLYMTLQAGGIRSTAADHAASHAGKASGLLLLLRSLPYHASRNRHFCYIPTEVAAKHGLLVKEGGRFEIRLDLRESLCNAVFDMASVANVHLQKARSLAGTVPTEARSVLLPAVPAQVFLDTLSRVHFDVFDPSLARGVLGISPLSYQLKLKWSSWRGKY